Genomic window (Chryseobacterium sp. H1D6B):
ACGGACGGAACTCAAATTGTATCCTCAAAGACAAAACCGGCAAAAAACAGTACAATGTTGTTTACTGCTTTTTTAAGCGATGTTTTAAATCCTAAAATTGCGATCTTTTTTCTGGCTTTCCTGCCGCAGTTTATCAATGCTTCATCGATCAATACTCCTGTTCCGTATCTCCTGCTGGGTTTGATTATATTTTTTATTACGCTGGTTTGGTGTACAGTATTAGCCTTATTAGGAAGTAAAGCAGCCTTACTTTTCAACAAGCATAAAAAAGCGGAGGCAGTAATGAACAAAACAACAGGTATTGTTTTTATTCTGCTGGGACTAAAAGTCGCTTTGTCAAAGAAATAGACTGGAAAGTTATTGATAGAAAATATTTTCAAGATTTATAAAAGAATATAAAAAAGGAGTTATCAAATCAAAAATCAGGTGTATATTTAATAGTAAAGAGATTGTAGTGGATACATAATTTTATGGAGAACAAGGTTGTAGACGGCAAGATAGTTGTATTTACTTCAAAACCACACAAAATAAAGAATATGAATTTACAGTTAGATCCAGCTTCTAAAATAGAAAATTCTCATATTGATCATTTTTGGTCTGATATAGCAGAAGGCTTAAAAAGTTCTCCAAAGCATTTATCTTCAAAATATTTTTACGATAAAACTGGAGATCATCTTTTCCAGAAAATCATGGCAATGCCGGAATATTACCTTACGAAATGTGAACTGGATATATTCAAAAATAAAACAGCAGCTCTTGCTGATTTAATTATTCCTGAAAATGAACCTTTTGATCTGATTGAATTAGGAGCCGGCGATGCAATGAAATCAACCTATCTGCTAAAATATCTTGTTGAAAAAAATATCGATTTCACGTATATGCCGATTGATATTTCTGGAAATATTCTTTCAATTTTAAATGAAAAACTGAAAAGCCAGCTTCCAGCACTGGAAATTGTCAGTCTGAAAGGAGAATATTTTGAAATGCTCAAGAAAGCAGCTTCATTATCTTCCAGAAGAAAGGTTATTTTATTCTTGGGAAGCAATATCGGGAATATGAATATCGAAGAAGCGGAACATTTTTGTTCTGATTTAAACAAGCATCTGAATTCGGGAGATATTGTATTAACAGGCTTTGACCTCAAGAAAAATCCGCATATTATTTTAAATGCTTATAACGATAAAGCGGGAATTACAGCAGCATTTAATCTTAATCTTTTAACACGTATCAACAGGGAACTTGGAGGAGATTTTAACCTGAATCAGTTTGAGCATTACCAGACGTATGATCCTGTAAGCGGAGCCTGCAGAAGCTATCTTGTAAGCCTTACAGATCAGAAAGTGACAGTTAAAAATGAGATCATTTCATTTGTCGAAAATGAATTGATCGATATGGAAATTTCACAAAAATTTTCTGATGAAAAAATAAGAGAACTCGGTGAAGGATCCGGGTTTAACATGATAGGAGAACTTAAAGATTCAAAAAAGTGGTTTGTAGATACTGCATGGCAGGTAAAATAATTAAACTAAGAACAGATGGAACCCAATACAATGACTACAGATCTAGTCAAAAAATATACAGACATCCGCAGGCATTCTGAAAAAATATGTGAGCCTTTAGAAATAGAGGATTATGTGGTACAGCCTATCGTAGACGTAAGTCCGCCGAAATGGCACCTCGGCCATACGACTTGGTTTTTCGAAACTTTTATATTGAGTCCCAATTTTCCGGGCTATGAAGTTTTTGATCCTCAATATAATTTTGTATTCAACAGTTATTATGAAACAATAGGAGCAAGGGTTATCCGTACCGACCGCGGGAATCTAAGCCGGCCTTCTGTTTCTGATATTTACAGCTATCGAAAATATGTTGACGAAAAAATGAAAGCTTTTCTTCAAAGCGGATTGATGACGGAAGCTATTGAACCTTTGTTGGAATTAGGGCTTAATCATGAACAGCAGCATCAGGAATTATTAATGACTGATATTAAATATATTTTAGGGCATAATCCGCTTTTCCCGGCTTATACAAAGGAGAAAATTTCACAAAAAAGAAATATTGAAAATGCTGAAATGATCAGTTTCCAGGAAGGAGTTTATGAAATTGGATTTAATGGAAAAGGTTTCTGCTTTGATAATGAATTGGGAAGACATAAAGTGTATCTCAATGATTTTGAAATTGCCGGCCGGCTGGTTACCAGTGGAGAATATCTGCAGTTTATGAAAGAAGGAGGATATGAAGATTTTAAACACTGGCATGCCGAAGGCTGGGACTGGGTGAAGCAGAACAATGCAAAATCTCCCTTATACTGGCATTTTATCAATGAAAAATGGATGCATTATACATTAAACGGGCTTGAGGAGCTAGATCTTGAGAATCCGGTCTGCCATATCAATTTCTATGAAGCATCTGCTTTTGCATCTTGGAAGGGAATGCGTCTGCCGACTGAAGCTGAATGGGAAGCAGCATCAGCTCATTTCGATTGGGGAAACCGTTGGGAATGGACGAATAGTGCCTATCTTCCTTATCCGGGATTTAAAAAAGAAGCAGGTGCAGTAGGAGAGTATAACGGAAAATTTATGGTGAATCAAATGGTTCTCCGCGGTGCATCTGAAGCGACACCCCAGGGACACAGCAGAAATACTTACCGTAATTTTTTTCAGACAGGCCTTAAATGGCAGTTTACAGGAATCAGGCTTGCTAAATAATTTTTCAATGATCACAGTAGAATCAGTTTCAAAGAATTTTAACGGAAAACCAGCAGTAGATGAAATTTCTTTTCAAGCTGATGATAAGGAAATTTTGGTGCTTCTGGGAACCAGCGGCTGCGGAAAAACAACAACCCTGAAAATGATCAACCGTCTTGTGGAAGCTGATTCTGGAAATATTTTAATTGACGGCCAAAATATCCGTCATCAAAAAGTAGAGGAGCTGAGAATGGGAATTGGTTTTGTCATGCAGCATTCAGGATTATTTCCTCACTATACGGTTAAACAGAATATTGCCGTAGTTCCGGAACTGCTGAAATGGGACAAAAAAAAGACCATAAGCAGAACAGAAGAACTTTTACATAAACTTCACCTTTCCGAAGACGTACTTTCCCGTTTTCCAAATGAACTGAGCGGCGGCCAGCAGCAAAGGGTAGGGATCGCAAGAGCTTTGATTGCAGACACGCCGGTTTTATTAATGGATGAACCTTTTGGAGCATTAGACAATATTACAAAAGCGGACATCCATTCAGAATTCAAATCACTGGAAGAACTTAAGAATAAAACAATTGTTCTTGTTACCCATGATGTCCAGGAAGCTTTTGAATTAGGACACCGCATCTGCCTGATGGATAAAGGAAAAATAGTTCAGACAGGAACGCCAAAAGAGATGCTTTATCAGCCGAAAAACGATTTCATCAAAGAATTTTTTGCTGAAAACCGGTTGCTGCTTGAATATAAAACAGCTTCTTTAAAAGATCTAAAAATTTTTATCAATTCAGACGAATTATCTGATGAATTCAAATTTACAGACAGTACAAATGTTTGGAATGCATTACAAAAGTTGAGTACAGATCATAAAAATATGATGTATTACGAAAAGCTGATCAAGGCATTCAATGACTATAGAAAATTACAAATCGTATGACGCATCAGAGTCTCTGGCAGTTTATCATTGAACAGCATGAAAAATTACTGACTCAGGTTGTACAGCATCTTGGGCTTACCTTTTTGTCATTAATTTTGGCAGTAATTATCGGTGTACCCTTGGGAATACTGATTGCCCGAAAAAGAAAACTTTCCAGTCCGGTACTCGGCATTGCGGGGATTTTACAGACTATTCCAAGTATTGCCCTGCTGGGATTTATGATTCCTGCTTTCGGAATCGGGGCTGCACCTGCTATTGTGGCGTTGCTGATCTACGCCCTTCTGCCGATCATCCGGAATACCTATACGGGAATTACAGAAGTGGATCCAGCCGTTATTGAAGCGGCAAAAGCAATGGGAATGAATAAAAAACAGCTGCTTTTTAAAGTCGAACTTCCCTTGGCTATGCCTGTCATTATTGCAGGAATAAGAACGGCTGCAGTTATTAATGTAGGAGTCGCAACATTAGCATCATTTGTTGCAGCGGGCGGTTTGGGAGAATTTATCTTCGGCGGTATTTCATTAAATAACACCAATATGATTTTAGCGGGAGCTATTCCAGCAGCGCTTCTTGCGGTTTTATTAGATCAGATGATTGCGGTTTTACAAAAATCAGGCTATCAGTTATTAAAAAAATTAAAATATGGGATTCCTGCTGTCCTTATTATTGTTGGGGGAGCATTTTTATGGACTCATATTTCAGAAAATAAAATAAAAGCAGGGTTTACTCCGGAATTTATGGGAAGACAGGACGGTGATATCGGCCTGCGTTCTGTTTATGGTTTAAATGTACATCCTAAAGTGGTCAATGATGCGGTGATGTACAAAGCGGCTTATGAAAAGGAGCTGGATCTCATCAGCGGTTATTCTACAGACGGGAGGATTAAAGCATTTGATTTATTTGTATTGAATGATGATAAAAAAATATTTCCGCCGTATTTTGCTACGCCGGTTATTAAGACCAAAACACTTGAAAAATTTCCCGGGCTTGAAGAAACATTAAATCTATTGGCCGGTAAATTTAATGATTCCATCATGACGGATCTGAATTATAAATCCGATTATCTCCATCAGACACCCGAAAAAATAGCGAAAGATTTTTTAATAAAAACTCAACTGTACAAAAGCTCCCGGAACGGCAGTTCCGGAACTGTAAGAATCGGCTCAAAGATTTTTGGAGAGCAGTATATTCTTACGGAAATCTATAAAATTCTTATTGAAGGCTATACAGATTATAAAGTGGAAACAAAAACAGGTCTGGGAGGAACCAAAATTTGTTTTGACGCTTTGATGAATGACTCTATAGATTTTTATCCAGAATATACAGGGACAGGTCTTCTAGTGCTTTTAAAACCTGATGAAAAAACGATTAAGGAAGTAAGTAAAAGTGCTGAAAAAACCTATGATTTTGTCAATGCAGCATTCAAAAAAGAATATGGAATTCAGTGGCTGAAGCCGCTTGGTTTTAATAATTCTTATGCCTTAATGATGCGTAAAAAACAATCCGAAGAGCTCAAGATAAAAAGCATATCAGATTTAAAGAATTATTTAGATTCAAAGTAGCTGCAGGGTTTACATTCAATTTTTATGTTTTGTTCTTACGCTGGTGGTCGTATATGTAATTATAATTGCGAATTCCTAGATCGTTTTGGGCTGTCATAAAGATAATGAAAGCGTTCTAATAGGATGCTTTTTTATTTAAAAGCTTTTTAAACGTCATTGGAACACTCATTAAACTAATCTTTTTAATTATCTTAAGTGTTGAGTAAAAAAATGAATGCTAAGGCCACTAACCTTTATAAAATGGATTCCAATGGCACAAATTATGAAATAAAACTTACTGACGATAAAACAAGTAAAACTACAAGTGGTTGTCCGGGTTAAACTATTAAAAATTAATTTTATTGAAAAATGTATTAAGTATTATCTGCTTTGTTATTTTTACAAGTTGCACAGCACAAACAGTTTCACTTGAAACAATGGCTCAATGTAATATGCAGGCTCAACAATGCCCGCCTGCAAATTATGTAAAAGATGTAAATAACCTGCTGGATAAATATGTAGGAACATGGAAAGGAACCCTCAACAGTAAAAATTATGAATTCAATTTTATAAAGAAAGAAAGTATTGGAGAAGCTCAAAAATGGGATATATTGATAGGAAGATTAAAAATAACAAATGCAAGCGGTCAAATTGAATTTGATAATTTCAGTAAAACAGATTCAGAACTAGAGACTAAATTTAGAGGTTTCAATTTCCAAAAAGATTTAAAGGCTTACATGATGTACTTTTCAGGAGGTAAGTTAGGGTGTATTGATTATGGAAGTGTTTATTTAAGAATATTGCCTGCTACTCCAAATAACATGAGTATATTATTTTTACCAGATAATGACATTGCGACTCAAGATTGTTCTAATTTTCAGTCTACTTTACCTACTAAAAAACTTGTTAATTTAACAAGACAATAGAATCTGAAATACTATAAAAGCACCTGTTTATCAGGTGTTTTTATTTTTCAAGCTTAAATTTATTTATTTTCTTTTAAAAGATTTTTGACTTAGAAAGTTATAATCCTTCGTACTGGCCTTACGAAATATTTGATAAAATCATTATCGCCCATTTCTTCCATATTTTCAAAAATACTTACAATCTCAATATAGATCATAATATAAAGCATTGTATCTCCAAAAATCCAGCTGAATTGCTCCCCGAACTTTACTTTGCTGGAATAAATAATGTTCAGTATGACCATCGTAATGATAATGCTTCCTCCATACTGCATAAATTTAGTAAATGTTTTACGGAAACCCGCTCAGATTAATGATGCGCTTCAGACGATCACAGAAGGGAATGCTGGATTAAAGCCTACGTATGCTGATAGTTTCGATCTGATGTTTGAAAAATATTTTTCCAATCTTGGTATCATTTCAATCGGAAGTCTCTATAATGAGCTATTCATTAATTGCTGTAAAGTATGAATTATTCGTAATTCTGTTGCGGCGAATTTACAAAATACATCTTCTTTATTTCACTAAAAAATTGGGTTATTACTTTAAACCTTTCAAAAAAGGTTAAAATGAAAAATAAATTTGAAATAACATTATGTAAATTTTATCAGAAATAATTTTTGTTTTTAGCTTAGGCTTTAAATTTCAATATTTATCTTAATTCTATATTCAATAAAAAAGCCTGCATTTTTTCTGGAAATGCAGGCTTTTTAAGAAAAAGAAATACTTTTAATTAGCAATTTTATAACCATAAAGAGAACTTACCACTACCTGGTAAATACTTCCGCTGGCCACTGCTGCTGCGGAAGCCATACTTACAGTTTCTCCGGCATTTAAATAGGCGATACATGAAACATTTGCACCTACCAGTGTACCTGGACTTGGCTGATAGGACTGTACAAGTATATTATTAGGATTGGTGCTGAAATTCTTTACAAGGTATAATACCGTCCATGCAAAAGCAGGAACTCCGGCAACGGCACCATTGTCAAACTGGGTAGATCCGTAAAACATATAATATCCGCTTGTGGCAGCAGTAAATCTTCCATTTGCAGTATTGAGTACGTTGCCGGTATTAAGTACGGTTCCTTGGGGATAATTGATTTCCGATACAACATATGAACCCGTAGTAGCTGGAAGAGACTGTCTGGTGGTAGAGCTCACGGTAGAAAAAGGATAAGTAGATATCGCTGCCGGGAGGCTGTTAGAGCTTGAGAGCAGAATAAGTTCCCATGTTGTATCCGTAATTGTTCCCTTACTTATAAAAAATGCATAATAACCTGGAGGTACACTTACAGAAGACACGCCTGCACCGCTTTGATTATCAATCAGCTCAGTTCCATTAGCCGCTATAGTAAGAACTGCTGTTCCTGTATTTTTAAAATGATAGGTACGTCCTAGAAAGTTACCGGTTCCATTGATTGCAGCCGGTAAAGTTAAAGTGCCGTTAGCGCTGCCGTTATAAGCTGTATAATAATCACTGGCGTCAATAGCACTGCTTGCGGCCACTGTTTTATAGGTTGCGGCAAAAGAACCGTTGACGGTGAGTCTGCTTCCCGGGCTGACAGTATTAATACCTACATTGGCTGTCTGGGAATAGCATAAGGTACTGTTTAAAGCGGAGAGGATTAGAAAAAATGTTATTTTTCTCATATAAAATATGTATTACTTTTAGTTTTGAAACTTTACAAAATCTAAATAAAAAACGGGATTTCCCGCATTAAAACTAACAGGAACCACACCATTAGTTTTACCGGCTAATACAGTGTAATTTCCTGGTGCTGCAAAATACAGCACTCGATTTTGATCTCGGGGAAACATAAAAGCAGCGGTATTAGATCCGCAGTAACTTCTCCAGACATCTCCGATCCCGTTGATATAAAAAAAGTAGTCATTACAGTCAGAATTAATTGAAATGCCGCTCCGGATAAAATACCATCCTTTTGCAGGAATTGTAAGTGAAATTCCTGTAACCAGACCGCCGCCGCTTGTAGGGGCTGTGAAGGGATTGACGAGAGTACCGGTGTAAGAAGTCCAGTTGTTTGCAAATGCTGTCGTAACTGTAGAAGACCATGTAGCAAGCCCGTTTGGATCACTGGTCAGGACATATCCTAACTGCTGTGTTCCGTCCTTGATCTGCAGGGCACCGTTTGCGGTTCCGTTATCAATTACGATTCTGGCATTTGAAGCTCCGGCAGGGACGGAATTGGTACCTATTAAAACTTTTCCGGTTCCATTGATACTCAGATTGTTTCCTGCTGTTGCAATATTAGTAGATTGGGAAAGAGTCCCGCCCAGTTTTATATCATTTCCATTAACTGAAAGACCGTTACTTGCCGTGGCTGGAGCATTGTTTGTTAATTCCCAGGATGAAACAGCTCCCGAAAGACCTGTACTGATAAACTGCATGCTTTGGCCGGCAGAAAGATTTATACTGGAATTTCCGTTGATTGTTTCTGGTGCTGCCGGGTTGACAGTTATTGTAAAATTTGTATTATTCTTGACAGTATATATACGTCCTTTGAA
Coding sequences:
- a CDS encoding LysE family translocator is translated as MYGIENLTAFILAAVIVVITPGIDTIMVLTRSMSQGKKAGLYSAVGVSLGLLVHTSAAAFGLSLILAKSAFAYSLIKYLGAAYLIYIGYKSITAKTDGTQIVSSKTKPAKNSTMLFTAFLSDVLNPKIAIFFLAFLPQFINASSINTPVPYLLLGLIIFFITLVWCTVLALLGSKAALLFNKHKKAEAVMNKTTGIVFILLGLKVALSKK
- a CDS encoding L-histidine N(alpha)-methyltransferase; amino-acid sequence: MNLQLDPASKIENSHIDHFWSDIAEGLKSSPKHLSSKYFYDKTGDHLFQKIMAMPEYYLTKCELDIFKNKTAALADLIIPENEPFDLIELGAGDAMKSTYLLKYLVEKNIDFTYMPIDISGNILSILNEKLKSQLPALEIVSLKGEYFEMLKKAASLSSRRKVILFLGSNIGNMNIEEAEHFCSDLNKHLNSGDIVLTGFDLKKNPHIILNAYNDKAGITAAFNLNLLTRINRELGGDFNLNQFEHYQTYDPVSGACRSYLVSLTDQKVTVKNEIISFVENELIDMEISQKFSDEKIRELGEGSGFNMIGELKDSKKWFVDTAWQVK
- the egtB gene encoding ergothioneine biosynthesis protein EgtB, translated to MEPNTMTTDLVKKYTDIRRHSEKICEPLEIEDYVVQPIVDVSPPKWHLGHTTWFFETFILSPNFPGYEVFDPQYNFVFNSYYETIGARVIRTDRGNLSRPSVSDIYSYRKYVDEKMKAFLQSGLMTEAIEPLLELGLNHEQQHQELLMTDIKYILGHNPLFPAYTKEKISQKRNIENAEMISFQEGVYEIGFNGKGFCFDNELGRHKVYLNDFEIAGRLVTSGEYLQFMKEGGYEDFKHWHAEGWDWVKQNNAKSPLYWHFINEKWMHYTLNGLEELDLENPVCHINFYEASAFASWKGMRLPTEAEWEAASAHFDWGNRWEWTNSAYLPYPGFKKEAGAVGEYNGKFMVNQMVLRGASEATPQGHSRNTYRNFFQTGLKWQFTGIRLAK
- a CDS encoding ABC transporter ATP-binding protein, which translates into the protein MITVESVSKNFNGKPAVDEISFQADDKEILVLLGTSGCGKTTTLKMINRLVEADSGNILIDGQNIRHQKVEELRMGIGFVMQHSGLFPHYTVKQNIAVVPELLKWDKKKTISRTEELLHKLHLSEDVLSRFPNELSGGQQQRVGIARALIADTPVLLMDEPFGALDNITKADIHSEFKSLEELKNKTIVLVTHDVQEAFELGHRICLMDKGKIVQTGTPKEMLYQPKNDFIKEFFAENRLLLEYKTASLKDLKIFINSDELSDEFKFTDSTNVWNALQKLSTDHKNMMYYEKLIKAFNDYRKLQIV
- a CDS encoding ABC transporter permease/substrate-binding protein; protein product: MTHQSLWQFIIEQHEKLLTQVVQHLGLTFLSLILAVIIGVPLGILIARKRKLSSPVLGIAGILQTIPSIALLGFMIPAFGIGAAPAIVALLIYALLPIIRNTYTGITEVDPAVIEAAKAMGMNKKQLLFKVELPLAMPVIIAGIRTAAVINVGVATLASFVAAGGLGEFIFGGISLNNTNMILAGAIPAALLAVLLDQMIAVLQKSGYQLLKKLKYGIPAVLIIVGGAFLWTHISENKIKAGFTPEFMGRQDGDIGLRSVYGLNVHPKVVNDAVMYKAAYEKELDLISGYSTDGRIKAFDLFVLNDDKKIFPPYFATPVIKTKTLEKFPGLEETLNLLAGKFNDSIMTDLNYKSDYLHQTPEKIAKDFLIKTQLYKSSRNGSSGTVRIGSKIFGEQYILTEIYKILIEGYTDYKVETKTGLGGTKICFDALMNDSIDFYPEYTGTGLLVLLKPDEKTIKEVSKSAEKTYDFVNAAFKKEYGIQWLKPLGFNNSYALMMRKKQSEELKIKSISDLKNYLDSK
- a CDS encoding DUF6705 family protein, producing MKNVLSIICFVIFTSCTAQTVSLETMAQCNMQAQQCPPANYVKDVNNLLDKYVGTWKGTLNSKNYEFNFIKKESIGEAQKWDILIGRLKITNASGQIEFDNFSKTDSELETKFRGFNFQKDLKAYMMYFSGGKLGCIDYGSVYLRILPATPNNMSILFLPDNDIATQDCSNFQSTLPTKKLVNLTRQ